From a single Gimesia fumaroli genomic region:
- a CDS encoding menaquinone biosynthetic enzyme MqnA/MqnD family protein, with amino-acid sequence MSDLIPPPIRVGAVSYLNSKPLIEDLEDLAENAELMLDYPSLLADDLATGRIDVGLVPSIEVIRNPDYEVISNACVATQGPVLSVKMYSRVPLGHIKRLALDMGSRTSATLVRIMLAEQYGVFPEVEPLPIEQTIEGTQADAILLIGDRAIHTPETEFVATWDLGEEWLRWTGLPFVFAMWAVRRDQETGTLETALCRARDKGVMLLDEIARREAPKLGIDVAVAESYLKNNLSFYLGPAECCGLRLFQELAIKTGLAPEGVPLVFRNCISAG; translated from the coding sequence ATGTCTGACTTGATTCCGCCTCCCATCCGGGTGGGGGCGGTCTCCTATCTTAACTCGAAGCCTTTAATTGAAGATCTAGAAGATCTGGCTGAGAATGCTGAACTGATGTTGGATTATCCCAGCCTGCTGGCCGATGATCTGGCAACAGGGCGGATTGATGTCGGCTTGGTTCCTTCCATAGAGGTGATTCGGAATCCGGATTATGAAGTGATTTCGAATGCCTGTGTGGCCACGCAGGGTCCTGTATTGAGTGTGAAGATGTATAGCCGGGTTCCCCTGGGGCATATCAAACGGCTGGCGCTTGATATGGGATCGCGGACGAGTGCGACGCTGGTGCGGATCATGCTGGCCGAGCAGTATGGTGTGTTTCCGGAAGTGGAGCCACTGCCGATTGAGCAGACAATCGAAGGGACGCAAGCCGATGCGATTTTATTGATCGGTGATCGTGCAATTCATACTCCGGAAACCGAGTTTGTCGCGACCTGGGATCTGGGTGAAGAATGGTTGCGCTGGACGGGCCTGCCTTTTGTCTTTGCGATGTGGGCTGTACGGCGGGACCAGGAGACGGGCACATTAGAGACGGCTTTATGTCGCGCCCGTGATAAGGGTGTGATGCTGCTGGACGAGATCGCACGGCGGGAAGCACCCAAGCTGGGCATCGATGTGGCAGTCGCCGAGAGTTACCTGAAGAATAATCTGAGTTTTTATCTGGGACCTGCTGAATGTTGCGGGTTACGTCTGTTTCAAGAATTAGCCATTAAAACGGGACTGGCTCCCGAGGGGGTTCCTCTTGTCTTCCGAAATTGCATCTCTGCTGGATAA
- the mqnC gene encoding cyclic dehypoxanthinyl futalosine synthase: MSSEIASLLDKAVAGERLNREEGLKLMESHDLVALGKAANEVTKRLHPEPYRTYNIDRNINYSNSCTAVCDFCAFYRNPKDPDVYVLKPEQLYQKIEETIELGGDQILLQGGLHPTLKLEWYEDLLRDLRERYPTVNVHGFSPPELHHFTKVNKLPLREVLQRLKAAGLGSLPGGGGEILVDRVRKEITRGKALTEEWLEVNRVWHELGGISSATMMFGHIETLAERIEHLDRLRDLQDETGGFSAFICWTLQPDHTDMDYVPPAGAFEYLKTQAVSRLYLDNFKNIQSSWVTQGEKTGQMALFFGANDMGSLMIEENVVSQAGTTHHLTVDTIRRCISESGYIPRQRNVFYEYIDDPDSNGPAKGSGRVPLPVLN; encoded by the coding sequence TTGTCTTCCGAAATTGCATCTCTGCTGGATAAAGCGGTCGCCGGCGAGCGTCTGAATCGAGAAGAGGGACTCAAATTAATGGAGTCTCACGATCTGGTGGCTTTAGGCAAAGCGGCCAACGAAGTCACGAAACGTCTGCATCCGGAGCCTTATCGGACCTATAACATCGACCGGAATATTAACTATTCCAATTCATGTACCGCAGTCTGTGATTTTTGTGCCTTCTATCGGAACCCCAAAGACCCCGATGTTTATGTGCTTAAGCCCGAGCAGTTGTATCAGAAGATTGAAGAGACCATCGAACTGGGCGGCGATCAGATTCTGCTGCAGGGAGGCCTGCACCCGACGCTGAAGCTGGAGTGGTATGAAGACCTGCTCCGCGATCTGCGCGAACGCTATCCGACGGTCAACGTGCACGGCTTCAGCCCACCAGAGCTGCATCACTTCACCAAAGTCAACAAGCTGCCGTTACGGGAAGTTCTGCAACGACTCAAAGCAGCTGGTCTGGGAAGTCTGCCGGGGGGCGGGGGTGAGATCCTCGTGGATCGTGTTCGTAAAGAGATCACGCGCGGCAAAGCATTGACTGAAGAGTGGCTGGAGGTCAATCGTGTCTGGCATGAGCTGGGCGGGATTTCGAGTGCCACGATGATGTTTGGTCACATCGAAACACTGGCTGAACGGATTGAGCATTTGGATCGTTTGCGCGATCTTCAGGATGAGACGGGCGGTTTTTCTGCGTTCATTTGCTGGACACTGCAGCCGGATCATACGGACATGGATTATGTGCCTCCTGCGGGGGCGTTTGAGTATTTGAAAACACAGGCGGTGAGCCGGCTGTATCTGGATAACTTCAAAAATATCCAGTCTTCCTGGGTGACGCAGGGTGAAAAAACGGGCCAGATGGCGCTGTTTTTTGGTGCGAATGACATGGGGAGCCTGATGATTGAGGAAAACGTCGTTTCCCAGGCGGGAACCACGCATCATCTGACGGTTGACACAATTCGGCGTTGTATTTCCGAATCGGGATATATTCCGCGGCAGCGGAATGTCTTTTATGAATATATCGATGATCCTGATTCTAATGGTCCTGCCAAGGGATCAGGTCGCGTTCCTCTGCCGGTACTCAACTGA
- a CDS encoding ATP-binding cassette domain-containing protein, whose product MIHVEQLSKSFDDLRRGSIVALDSVSFDVEAGEIFGLLGPNGAGKTTCLRMLSTVLQPTGGVATVAGYDVMTQPQDVRTHIGFMSCNTGIYDRMTAWEMVEYFGRLYDIEENELQERLDRIFTTLQMNDIRDMLGSKMSTGMKQKVSIARTIIHDPPVLIFDEPTSGLDVLVARAVLKTIEALREEGKCIIFSTHIMREVEKLCDRVAVIYKGKILAIGSIPELEEQYHESDMEELFFNLIQEHEDQLAMKAP is encoded by the coding sequence ATGATTCACGTCGAGCAACTTAGCAAGAGTTTCGATGATTTGCGTCGTGGCAGTATTGTTGCGCTCGATTCCGTGAGCTTTGATGTCGAAGCCGGCGAAATCTTTGGATTGCTGGGACCCAACGGTGCCGGCAAAACGACGTGCCTCCGCATGTTGAGCACGGTCTTGCAGCCAACCGGGGGCGTAGCGACGGTCGCCGGGTACGACGTAATGACCCAGCCACAGGATGTGCGAACCCATATCGGTTTCATGTCCTGTAATACCGGCATTTATGATCGAATGACTGCCTGGGAGATGGTAGAGTATTTCGGTCGTCTCTATGACATTGAAGAAAACGAACTGCAGGAGCGGCTGGATCGTATCTTTACGACGCTGCAGATGAATGACATCAGAGACATGCTCGGTTCGAAGATGTCGACCGGGATGAAACAGAAAGTGTCGATTGCCCGGACCATCATTCATGATCCACCCGTACTGATTTTTGATGAACCGACGTCCGGACTGGATGTTCTGGTGGCGCGTGCGGTTTTAAAAACCATTGAAGCGCTGCGTGAGGAAGGCAAGTGCATTATCTTTTCCACTCACATCATGCGGGAAGTCGAGAAGTTATGCGACCGCGTGGCCGTCATCTATAAAGGAAAAATCCTGGCGATTGGCAGTATCCCGGAACTGGAAGAACAGTATCACGAGTCGGATATGGAAGAATTGTTTTTCAATTTAATTCAAGAGCATGAAGACCAGCTGGCGATGAAGGCCCCATAA
- a CDS encoding ABC transporter permease subunit/CPBP intramembrane protease: MRDRRTLFMVAILPLLLYPAMGIGMVQMTVLFSEQPRNVVVLGANDLPKHPQLLDGDRFVSNWFTMPSDADKLRVITDSNAEGDSAEDKNREELLKQARALEVVLKKHQELLSQWDEIEDQEDLQQENQLAREITDTNARLSKLFAESQIQVLILIPKGLSKEIEQVSEKLARHEPIDFDPADSLRPLILENSADEKSMIAYRRVEEVMRAWEKAILRDRLSRANLPESLPTPINPDAIDLAQDEQLAANLWSKLFPALLIIMAATGAFYPAIDLGAGEKERGTMETLLISPAKRTEIVLGKFLTVLIFSVSTALLNLASMGFTGRHMVNVAGAGALSKIGDLSFPSFSALFWIVLLLIPLSALFSALCLALATFARSSKEGQYYLTPLLMVTLGLTVFCLSPAVEINAFYSLMPVVGVALLLKGMLLSSVNAGILYVYAIPVLVTSVGYSLLALWWAIDQFQREDVLFREAERFEVGLWLKHLMRTKDALPSFAEAGFCFVIIMLLQFGVMNTMGDAIRMASDAERPLRMMQLLMIQQLAIIATPALMMGIMLTTSMRKTFRLYFPSIGFLAVGFILPFALHPLSLELAVSLDWFFPSLPEGTVAVLKSMSDPNQPIWLILLAFAFAPAVCEELAFRGFILSGFGRRGRAWLAIILSSVTFGAMHMIPQQVFNATLLGLALGMIAVYSRSLLPGVIFHFIYNSLSVLRERIPANWVPESGLQHFVTMGPEGLRYSWPLLLICAIVGVALLRWTVLQSKTGTDEDLTLGDSLSSSSFDRRLTDTK, encoded by the coding sequence ATGCGCGATCGGCGTACGCTGTTCATGGTGGCCATTCTTCCGCTGCTGCTGTACCCGGCTATGGGAATTGGTATGGTACAGATGACGGTGCTGTTTTCCGAACAGCCACGCAATGTGGTCGTGCTGGGCGCCAACGATCTGCCGAAGCATCCGCAGTTACTGGACGGAGACCGATTTGTTTCTAACTGGTTCACGATGCCGTCCGATGCAGATAAGTTGCGTGTCATTACCGACAGTAATGCCGAAGGGGATTCTGCAGAGGATAAAAATCGAGAGGAACTGCTGAAGCAGGCCCGCGCACTGGAAGTGGTTCTGAAGAAACATCAGGAACTGCTCAGTCAGTGGGATGAGATTGAAGATCAGGAAGATCTGCAGCAGGAAAACCAGTTAGCGCGGGAAATTACAGACACAAATGCCCGGCTGAGCAAGTTATTTGCGGAGAGCCAGATTCAGGTTCTGATTCTGATTCCCAAGGGGCTGTCCAAAGAGATTGAGCAGGTCAGCGAAAAACTGGCACGGCATGAGCCGATTGACTTTGACCCGGCGGATTCATTGCGGCCTTTGATTCTGGAAAACAGTGCCGACGAAAAATCAATGATTGCCTACCGCCGTGTGGAAGAGGTGATGCGGGCCTGGGAGAAAGCAATTCTGCGAGATCGATTGAGCCGGGCGAATCTTCCGGAATCGTTGCCGACTCCGATCAATCCGGATGCCATCGATTTGGCCCAGGATGAACAACTGGCGGCGAACCTCTGGAGTAAGCTCTTTCCGGCGCTGTTGATCATTATGGCGGCAACAGGCGCCTTTTATCCGGCAATCGACCTGGGAGCCGGCGAAAAAGAGCGGGGCACGATGGAGACGTTGTTGATCTCTCCCGCGAAACGTACCGAAATTGTATTGGGTAAATTTTTGACGGTTCTGATTTTCAGCGTTTCGACGGCGCTATTGAATCTGGCTAGTATGGGATTTACCGGGCGGCATATGGTTAATGTGGCAGGAGCCGGGGCGCTTTCCAAGATTGGCGATCTCTCCTTCCCCTCCTTTTCCGCGTTGTTCTGGATTGTGTTGCTGTTGATTCCCCTGTCGGCCTTATTCAGTGCTCTCTGCCTGGCGCTGGCGACTTTTGCCCGCAGTAGTAAAGAGGGACAATATTATCTCACGCCGTTGTTGATGGTGACACTGGGGCTGACCGTGTTCTGTCTTTCACCGGCTGTGGAGATCAATGCCTTTTACAGTTTGATGCCCGTGGTGGGTGTGGCGCTGTTATTGAAGGGGATGCTGCTTTCATCCGTGAATGCGGGCATTCTGTATGTGTATGCGATTCCCGTTCTGGTGACGAGTGTGGGTTACAGCCTGTTGGCACTATGGTGGGCCATAGATCAATTTCAGCGGGAAGATGTGCTGTTCCGAGAAGCGGAACGGTTTGAAGTGGGCCTGTGGCTCAAGCATCTGATGCGGACCAAAGATGCGCTGCCCAGCTTTGCCGAAGCCGGTTTCTGTTTTGTGATCATCATGTTATTACAGTTTGGTGTGATGAACACCATGGGCGATGCAATTCGGATGGCCAGCGATGCCGAGCGTCCGTTACGGATGATGCAGTTATTAATGATACAACAACTGGCGATTATCGCGACCCCGGCATTAATGATGGGGATTATGCTGACGACCAGTATGCGAAAAACATTCCGACTCTATTTTCCAAGTATCGGATTTTTGGCCGTCGGATTTATCCTGCCGTTCGCGTTGCATCCGCTGTCACTTGAGCTGGCAGTGAGTCTGGACTGGTTTTTCCCGTCTCTGCCTGAAGGAACCGTGGCAGTTCTGAAAAGTATGTCCGATCCAAATCAGCCGATCTGGTTGATCCTGCTGGCATTTGCATTTGCGCCGGCTGTGTGTGAAGAACTGGCGTTTCGTGGTTTTATCTTAAGTGGCTTCGGTCGTCGGGGCCGGGCGTGGCTGGCGATTATTCTGTCGAGTGTGACCTTCGGTGCGATGCATATGATTCCTCAGCAGGTGTTTAACGCCACATTGCTGGGGCTGGCGCTGGGAATGATTGCCGTTTATAGTCGCAGCCTGTTGCCGGGAGTGATCTTTCACTTCATCTACAACTCGCTTTCCGTGCTGCGAGAACGGATTCCTGCCAACTGGGTGCCCGAGAGTGGTTTGCAGCATTTTGTCACAATGGGACCGGAAGGTTTGCGGTATTCGTGGCCTTTATTGCTGATTTGTGCCATCGTGGGAGTTGCCTTGTTACGTTGGACGGTGCTGCAGTCAAAAACAGGAACCGATGAGGATTTGACGCTGGGAGATTCCCTGAGTTCTTCCTCATTCGACCGCCGCCTGACAGATACCAAATAA
- a CDS encoding amidohydrolase family protein, producing the protein MKRQILKARWVFPVDGPPLEEAVVEVEDSRIAAVYAGSHPEAIDLGNTALIPGLVNAHTHLEFSHLAQPLGPTAPFTDWIRSIMKSRFELTVPVEQSIQQGMAESLAAGTTCLGEIATSAESVQQLEQTAPAPRAVVFRECLGFSADRIAGQEQMAADYLEQQTAGEMHDRLRRGLSPHAPYSVHPDLYLKLIQQARDQGAPAAVHLAETEAELDLLERKQGPFVDLLTDLGLWDPEILKQGMRLYDYLVPLAELTSALAVHGNYFGAEELEFLKQAPQISVVYCPRTHHYFGHPPHPWRTLIGQGINVALGTDSRASNPDLSLWKELLFLRAAFPDVSTGLILECGTLAGARALELSEEIGSVTVGKRADLALVQLPDRAEELSGSDLLLNSQSHVSRVMLNGCWIN; encoded by the coding sequence TTGAAACGTCAGATTTTAAAAGCACGCTGGGTATTTCCCGTCGATGGACCACCGCTGGAAGAGGCCGTGGTGGAAGTCGAGGACTCTCGGATCGCAGCCGTGTATGCCGGCAGTCATCCAGAGGCGATTGATCTGGGTAATACTGCACTGATTCCCGGTCTGGTGAATGCGCACACGCATCTCGAATTCAGTCATCTTGCACAACCGCTGGGACCGACGGCTCCGTTTACCGACTGGATTCGCTCGATTATGAAGTCGCGCTTTGAATTGACTGTTCCTGTGGAACAAAGCATTCAGCAGGGAATGGCAGAAAGTTTAGCGGCGGGCACAACCTGTCTGGGAGAAATCGCGACGAGTGCCGAAAGTGTGCAGCAACTGGAGCAGACCGCGCCGGCGCCGCGTGCGGTGGTATTTCGGGAATGCCTCGGTTTCTCGGCTGATCGAATTGCCGGTCAGGAACAAATGGCGGCTGATTATTTAGAACAGCAGACAGCCGGAGAGATGCATGATCGTTTGCGACGGGGCTTGAGCCCGCATGCGCCTTACTCAGTTCATCCCGATTTATATCTGAAACTGATTCAACAGGCCCGCGATCAGGGAGCGCCGGCCGCCGTCCATCTGGCTGAGACAGAGGCAGAACTCGATCTGCTGGAACGCAAGCAGGGACCGTTTGTTGATTTATTGACCGATCTGGGGCTTTGGGATCCAGAGATCCTGAAACAGGGAATGCGGTTGTATGATTATCTGGTGCCGCTGGCTGAGCTTACTTCGGCGCTGGCCGTGCATGGAAATTATTTTGGAGCCGAGGAACTGGAGTTTTTGAAGCAGGCCCCACAGATTTCGGTCGTCTATTGTCCGCGGACACACCACTATTTCGGTCATCCGCCTCATCCGTGGCGGACCCTGATCGGACAAGGTATCAATGTAGCGCTGGGAACGGACAGCCGGGCTTCGAATCCGGATTTGAGTCTCTGGAAGGAACTGCTCTTTTTGCGGGCTGCTTTTCCTGACGTTTCTACGGGGCTAATTCTGGAATGCGGCACATTAGCGGGAGCACGTGCTTTGGAACTGTCTGAGGAGATCGGCTCGGTGACGGTGGGGAAACGGGCCGATTTGGCTTTGGTTCAGTTGCCAGACCGTGCTGAGGAGCTTTCAGGCAGTGATCTTTTGTTAAATTCCCAGTCACATGTTTCTCGTGTGATGCTGAATGGGTGCTGGATCAATTGA
- a CDS encoding class I SAM-dependent methyltransferase, with amino-acid sequence MSHLPINRSAWNRLAEVRSQFTKVATDEECRAPLQTLDSRGWLPSSVEGKQVLCLASGGGWQSILYASAGAQVTVVDLSNKMLQLDEQEARRRSLQVRIVETSMDDLSELHDAQFDIVHQPVSTCYVPDVEAVYREVARVLRPGGLYISQHKTPTSLQITSRDQQNQYVLGLEYYQQGALPKADDRSYREEGATEYLHRWDQLVGGLCRQGFVIEDLREPMRADPSAPVGHFRHRGRYVAPYVRMKARRVGSSTNEESPAAIWVP; translated from the coding sequence ATGTCCCACCTGCCCATCAACCGTAGTGCCTGGAATCGGTTGGCAGAGGTTCGCAGCCAGTTTACCAAGGTCGCGACCGATGAAGAGTGCCGAGCTCCCTTGCAAACATTGGATTCCCGCGGCTGGTTACCCTCATCTGTCGAAGGGAAGCAGGTGCTGTGTCTGGCATCGGGGGGCGGCTGGCAGTCGATTCTGTATGCGTCTGCCGGAGCACAGGTCACCGTTGTTGATTTGAGCAACAAGATGCTGCAGCTGGATGAACAGGAAGCTCGCCGACGCAGCTTGCAGGTGCGGATTGTAGAAACTTCAATGGATGATCTCTCCGAGTTGCACGATGCACAGTTTGATATTGTGCATCAGCCGGTGAGTACCTGTTACGTGCCGGATGTGGAGGCCGTTTATCGTGAAGTGGCGCGGGTCCTCAGGCCGGGGGGCCTGTATATCAGCCAGCATAAGACGCCGACCAGTTTGCAGATTACCAGCCGCGATCAGCAGAATCAGTATGTACTTGGACTGGAATATTATCAGCAGGGTGCTTTACCAAAGGCCGATGATCGTTCATATCGGGAAGAGGGAGCGACGGAATACCTGCATCGCTGGGATCAACTGGTGGGCGGTTTGTGTCGTCAGGGATTTGTAATTGAAGATTTACGCGAGCCGATGCGTGCGGACCCCAGTGCCCCAGTCGGACATTTTCGACATCGGGGACGCTACGTCGCGCCTTATGTGCGGATGAAAGCGCGACGCGTGGGATCTTCCACGAATGAGGAAAGCCCGGCTGCAATCTGGGTTCCTTGA
- a CDS encoding adenine phosphoribosyltransferase, whose product MNDSINLKKYIREIPDFPKPGILFRDITPLLAEPTVFQEVINRLTAYYQDKKITAVLAAEARGFIFAAPLALALRARFIPIRKPGKLPFETKAFHYELEYGTDSLEMHTDSIHSDDRVLIVDDLLATGGTISACIELANHSQAEVVSCAFLIELSFLKGREKMNGCDVFSLIQYDTE is encoded by the coding sequence ATGAATGATTCGATCAATCTGAAAAAATATATTCGTGAAATCCCTGACTTCCCTAAACCGGGAATTCTCTTCCGCGACATCACCCCCTTGCTTGCTGAACCAACCGTCTTTCAAGAAGTCATCAACCGCCTGACAGCCTATTACCAAGACAAAAAAATCACGGCAGTCCTGGCAGCCGAGGCTCGCGGCTTCATCTTTGCAGCGCCACTCGCGCTTGCTCTCCGAGCACGCTTTATCCCGATTCGAAAACCGGGAAAACTTCCGTTCGAAACCAAGGCATTTCACTACGAACTGGAATACGGCACCGATTCTCTGGAAATGCACACCGACTCGATTCATTCCGATGATCGCGTACTCATTGTCGATGACCTGCTCGCTACCGGAGGCACTATTTCCGCCTGTATCGAACTGGCAAACCATTCCCAGGCCGAAGTCGTCAGTTGTGCGTTTCTGATTGAGCTCTCATTCCTGAAAGGGCGTGAGAAAATGAACGGTTGCGACGTCTTTTCACTGATCCAATACGACACAGAATAA
- a CDS encoding serine/threonine protein kinase has translation MNKQEHESAPDRLGEYLIGKKIGAGGMGSVYLATNVHTDQLVAIKILPSALAREPGFVERFHREIEALKKMHNPYVIEFYDSGVENDIYYYVMEYVDGETLTKRLRREKRIDWKTVVEISIQICSALKAAHDAGIIHRDLKPSNLMLKEDGTVKLADFGVAQLFATEKLTVTGGIIGTAEYMSPEQAEGKRVSRQSDLYSLGAVMYVMLTGKPPFSGKTMLAIIQKQKYGQFDKPSRYVDDLPIWLEEIVCQLLEKDPQKRFPDAYVLSRRLQEVLNKYEMSTSEDTYALSGTSDVSVTPTVVQSASDQEAGSGTLMQGLMRAQLEADSTGSRLSRLFDNTFFLLGILLLLVLGGYYWFQERELTQEEMYNEAELILNQPENPEWYTARDKYLIPLLESDPNKWESQVRPKLKQIQVYVTRTEAGMSGKRKLRSVTQTEPQRFIMLAQHYRDAGNLVQAEIVLSALVDALHADKEQKEMRAVAEQMLKELRDNANRTAKRYVMLTQSMANADALFQKKKYQEAEAVWKALIVLYGQDPNEVAQKEINKAKQNLAKLPELIQAEESTTETQKAEPENE, from the coding sequence TTGAACAAGCAAGAACACGAATCTGCCCCAGACAGACTGGGCGAGTATCTGATCGGAAAAAAAATTGGCGCCGGCGGTATGGGATCCGTCTATCTCGCCACCAACGTTCACACCGATCAACTGGTTGCCATCAAAATTCTCCCCAGTGCACTCGCACGGGAACCTGGCTTCGTCGAACGGTTCCACCGTGAAATCGAAGCCCTGAAAAAAATGCACAATCCTTATGTGATTGAATTCTATGACAGCGGCGTTGAAAACGACATCTACTATTACGTCATGGAATACGTCGACGGGGAAACGCTCACCAAACGACTCCGTCGTGAGAAGCGCATCGACTGGAAAACCGTTGTCGAAATATCGATCCAGATCTGCTCGGCTCTAAAAGCAGCACACGACGCCGGCATCATTCATCGCGACTTGAAACCGTCTAACCTGATGCTCAAAGAGGACGGCACTGTTAAGCTGGCCGACTTTGGAGTTGCCCAGCTATTCGCCACCGAAAAGTTGACGGTCACCGGCGGAATCATCGGCACCGCCGAATATATGTCGCCCGAACAGGCGGAAGGAAAACGCGTCAGCCGACAGAGCGACCTGTATTCTCTGGGCGCTGTGATGTACGTTATGCTTACCGGCAAGCCTCCCTTCAGCGGGAAAACCATGCTGGCGATCATCCAGAAACAAAAATACGGACAGTTCGATAAGCCCAGCCGTTACGTCGATGATCTCCCCATCTGGCTGGAAGAAATCGTCTGCCAGTTACTGGAAAAAGATCCTCAAAAACGCTTTCCCGATGCCTATGTGCTCTCCCGCCGCCTGCAGGAAGTCTTAAACAAATACGAGATGTCAACTTCGGAGGATACCTACGCCCTCTCAGGAACAAGCGATGTTTCAGTGACTCCCACCGTTGTGCAATCCGCGTCCGACCAGGAAGCCGGCTCCGGGACCCTGATGCAGGGCTTAATGCGGGCACAACTCGAAGCAGACAGTACAGGCTCCAGACTGAGTCGGCTCTTTGATAATACGTTTTTCCTGTTGGGAATACTCTTGCTCCTCGTGCTGGGAGGATACTACTGGTTCCAGGAACGAGAGTTAACACAGGAGGAGATGTACAATGAAGCGGAACTGATTCTTAATCAGCCTGAAAATCCCGAATGGTATACCGCCCGTGATAAATATCTAATCCCTTTGCTGGAATCTGATCCCAATAAATGGGAGTCGCAGGTACGTCCGAAATTAAAGCAAATTCAGGTCTACGTTACTCGCACCGAAGCCGGCATGAGCGGCAAGCGCAAATTGCGGTCTGTTACGCAAACGGAACCACAGCGATTCATTATGCTGGCGCAACATTATCGAGATGCGGGAAATCTTGTGCAAGCTGAAATAGTCCTCTCTGCTTTAGTGGATGCATTGCATGCTGACAAAGAGCAAAAAGAGATGCGAGCTGTTGCCGAACAAATGCTGAAAGAGTTAAGAGACAATGCAAATAGAACCGCAAAGCGTTATGTCATGCTGACGCAGTCCATGGCAAATGCAGACGCTTTATTCCAAAAAAAGAAATATCAAGAAGCAGAAGCTGTCTGGAAAGCGCTCATCGTCTTATATGGCCAGGACCCGAACGAAGTGGCTCAAAAAGAGATCAACAAAGCAAAACAAAACCTTGCCAAACTGCCTGAACTGATTCAGGCAGAGGAATCTACTACCGAAACTCAGAAAGCTGAACCAGAGAATGAATGA
- a CDS encoding sirohydrochlorin chelatase produces the protein MSDARTKAVLLIAHGSRRDAANQDLVTLAEMLRERNLFPIIEIAYLELAEPTIPEGAARCVAAGADEVLMLPYFLSAGVHVQNDLDEYRSEFCTTYPETRFRLCAHLGLHPLMLEIVLDRLKQTEQESN, from the coding sequence ATGTCCGATGCAAGAACGAAGGCGGTTCTGCTGATTGCTCATGGCAGTCGGCGCGATGCCGCAAATCAGGATCTCGTCACGCTGGCAGAAATGCTGCGGGAGCGAAATCTGTTTCCGATTATCGAGATTGCTTATCTGGAGCTGGCAGAGCCGACGATTCCGGAGGGAGCCGCACGTTGTGTTGCTGCGGGAGCCGACGAAGTTTTGATGCTGCCATATTTTCTGTCGGCGGGAGTACATGTGCAAAATGATCTGGACGAGTATCGAAGTGAATTCTGTACCACGTATCCCGAAACGCGATTTCGGCTGTGTGCGCATCTGGGCTTGCATCCGCTGATGCTGGAGATCGTGCTGGATCGGTTGAAACAGACAGAACAGGAATCAAACTGA